A region of Kineosporia sp. NBRC 101731 DNA encodes the following proteins:
- the cofD gene encoding 2-phospho-L-lactate transferase, whose translation MRITALAGGVGGARFLRGLLHHLDSRPDSGDGPHEVTVIGNTADDVTLHGLRICPDLDTVMYTLGGGIHPEQGWGRAGETFGVAAELEAYGAEPQWFTLGDRDIATHLVRTRMLGLGYPLSAVTEALCARWQPGVRLLPMSDDPIETHVVIDDPDADPAPDGSPAVKAVHFQEWWVRLHAAAPARQILAVGIDQAKPAPGVLDAIADADVVVLPPSNPVVSIGTILAVPGIRDAIRATKAPVVGVSPIIGGAPVRGMADACLTAIGVETSAAAVADLYADFLGGWLVAPGDHGSVMPDEVTLRAVPLLMTDLEATAAIAGAALDLAQELAGESAGR comes from the coding sequence ATGCGCATCACGGCTTTGGCCGGCGGGGTCGGCGGCGCACGCTTCCTCCGCGGTCTTCTGCACCATCTCGACTCCCGTCCGGACTCGGGCGACGGACCCCACGAGGTCACCGTCATCGGGAACACTGCCGACGACGTCACCCTGCACGGGCTCCGGATCTGCCCCGACCTCGACACCGTCATGTACACCCTCGGTGGCGGCATCCATCCCGAGCAGGGCTGGGGCCGGGCCGGGGAGACCTTCGGCGTGGCGGCCGAGCTCGAGGCCTACGGCGCCGAGCCGCAGTGGTTCACCCTCGGCGACCGCGACATCGCCACGCACCTGGTGCGCACCCGCATGCTCGGCCTGGGCTACCCGCTCTCCGCCGTGACCGAGGCGCTGTGCGCCCGGTGGCAACCGGGCGTCCGTCTGCTGCCCATGAGCGACGACCCGATCGAGACCCACGTGGTGATCGACGACCCGGACGCCGATCCGGCGCCCGACGGCTCCCCCGCGGTGAAGGCGGTGCACTTCCAGGAGTGGTGGGTGCGCCTGCACGCCGCCGCCCCGGCCCGGCAGATCCTCGCGGTCGGCATCGACCAGGCCAAGCCCGCCCCCGGTGTGCTCGACGCGATCGCCGACGCCGACGTGGTGGTGCTGCCCCCGAGCAACCCGGTGGTCTCCATCGGCACGATCCTGGCCGTGCCCGGCATCCGCGACGCGATCCGCGCGACCAAGGCCCCCGTGGTCGGAGTCTCCCCGATCATCGGTGGCGCCCCGGTGCGCGGCATGGCCGATGCCTGTCTCACCGCGATCGGGGTCGAGACCTCGGCCGCGGCGGTGGCCGACCTGTACGCCGACTTCCTCGGCGGGTGGCTGGTTGCTCCCGGTGACCACGGCAGCGTGATGCCCGACGAGGTCACCCTGCGGGCGGTGCCGTTGCTGATGACCGACCTGGAGGCCACCGCGGCCATCGCCGGTGCGGCCCTCGATCTGGCGCAAGAGCTGGCCGGAGAGTCGGCAGGCCGATGA